In Carassius gibelio isolate Cgi1373 ecotype wild population from Czech Republic chromosome B2, carGib1.2-hapl.c, whole genome shotgun sequence, a single genomic region encodes these proteins:
- the LOC127950818 gene encoding sorting nexin-16-like, whose amino-acid sequence MTSQLANRRRLINPYSQYCCRGRDFPEHRRSSMFYQNLSPDVVRRGNAMEYYRNGFCRESSEERTLKVTLLGYKVMEEKTKFTVYKILVKRAPEESWHIFRRYTDFSRLHDKLKEAFPSFNFTLPPKRWFKNFSAEFLEERQLGLQNFLQNLIAHKEVRISEAVREFLCLDDPPTAFDDIRERWAFCETPGGTSGCLQRDLMDEERETESLRNALLHKELQISQPERTKNGMYRTQEKLNREPRDVLTAQEYKEVERDALRRPNKCSELGFIRTHGACWCGSANESPEKHSSKKPIK is encoded by the exons ATGACATCTCAACTAGCCAATCGCAGACGACTTATAAACCCTTACAGCCAATACTGTTGTAGGGGGCGGGATTTCCCGGAACACAG AAGATCCAGCATGTTTTACCAGAACCTCAGTCCGGATGTTGTAAGGAGAGGGAACGCGATGGAGTATTACAGAAATGGATTTTGCAGAGAAAGCAGTGAAGAAAGGACACTCAAGGTCACCTTGCTTGGATATAAGGTCATGGAGGAAAAGACCAAGTTTACA GTCTACAAGATCTTAGTGAAGCGTGCACCAGAAGAGAGCTGGCACATTTTTAGACGATACACAGACTTTTCTCGGCTACATGACAAG ctgaAGGAGGCCTTTCCTTCGTTTAACTTTACCCTTCCACCCAAGCGTTGGTTCAAGAACTTCAGCGCTGAATTTCTAGAAGAGAGACAACTGGGCCTTCAAAACTTTCTCCAAAACCTGATTGCTCATAAAGAAGTGAGAATTAG TGAGGCAGTCAGAGAATTCCTATGTCTGGATGACCCACCCACTGCTTTCGACGATATTAGAGAGAGATGG GCCTTCTGTGAGACACCGGGAGGGACCAGCGGTTGCCTTCAAAGAGACTTAatggatgaagagagagagactgagtccCTGAGAAATGCCCTGCTGCACAAAGAACTCCAAATTAGCCAGCCAGAGCGAACAAAGAA TGGCATGTATCGAACCCAAGAGAAGCTGAACAGAGAGCCCAGAGACGTTTTAACAGCACAGGAATATAAAGAAGTGGAGAGAGATGCCCTCAGGAGACCAAATAAATG TTCTGAACTGGGGTTCATAAGGACTCATGGAGCGTGCTGGTGCGGATCAGCAAATGAAAGTCCAGAAAAGCACAGTTCCAAGAAAcccatcaaataa